One Arcobacter sp. FWKO B genomic window, AAGTAGGGCACCCATAAAAGTGACTATAAAAATCAAAGGTAGATAATAAAAATTAATTGCCACAAGAGGTGCAGCTAAATCAACTGTTACTTCATCAAAACCAATTGCAATAGCTTTTGTGACTAGTGTAGCAAATAGTGTAACAAAAATAGATAAGAGTATTAAAAAACCCATGAAATTTAAAAAAATTATGGTAGAAAATCGTGCTTTTTTAGTAGCTCTTGCATAAGCTGGTATAAATGCTTGCGTAAAGGCACCTTCTGCAAATATTGTACGAAATAGATTTGGAAGTTTAAATGCAACAAAGAAAATATCACTATATATATTTGCTCCCAATATTGAAGCTGTAAGTAAATCTCTAATAAATCCTAGTACCCTTGAAACTAAAATTCCAAAACTATTTGTAAAAAAAGCTTTTATTATCATTTGATTATCTCATAGTCATTTTTAGAGTATATTACTAATTGAGGTATATTATTGTATATACTTAAGTGGGCAGATTTGATTAATATTTTTGCATTTTGTGGTGGTAAAATATCTTTATTTTTTGAATACACTCTTATTTTTTTATCACCATAGTGCAAATCTTTTTTAATATATTCACCTTTAAGATTTGTTATTATTTCATTTTGAATTTTAAAATCTGTTAAATCAACTTTTGTCCCATCTATAAAAAGTTTTTTATATTCTTTATTGTTCCCATTTTGTATATGTGCTAATATACCACTAATCTGTTTTTGTCCATTAAATGAAGATATTTTATCTATTGTCAAATCATAAATTTGTCCAACTTCTAACTCTTTTGCACTATTGTATATAAATATAGCTCTTTCATTTTCTTGCTTGATTATTGCGGAATGTGCAGTTTTATATAAAACAACTACATTTGGCAGTGTAATAGGTGATGCTAAAGATTCCATATTATAAAGTGTTGAGATTTTATTCAAATCCAATTTTTGTTTTGGCTTTTTTGTTGTATATGATGTGCTAAAATAGGCAAAAATTGGTAAATGGTCAGAATAACCTTGCTTTTTATGAAAACCTTTTTTATCCATTTGCCATCTTTGGATATGCCCTTTTTTATATAAATATTCAGGCTTAAATACACCAAAAGAGTCATCTATATATGTAATATCGCTGTTATTATGTAGTAATCTTTGTGGTATTATTATTGAATCAGGTGTATTGGGACTACCTTTGAATTTATAGCTGTATCTTTCATAAAAAGGGAGTTCTAGCCATAAGTTATAGTGAACTAATTCTTGATAGTTTAAGATATTGTGTTTTGTGATAAAATGCCCTTTTATAGATGTTTTTAAGATGTCATTTATAGCAGTTATACCGTGTGTATCATTTAGTTTTTTATCGTATTTGAATGTTTCAAATTCATCATAGTTTGAGTTAAAGTCTCCAAGTAAAATATAATTTGTATTTTTAGGAAGTGCTATAAGTCTGTTGTAAAGTGCTTTTGCATAAGGTATCCTTGAACTTTCACTTGCACTTTTTGATCTCCAATGATTTACAAATATTTTTAGATTTTTATTATCTATTTTGATATCAGCTTCTAAGATAGGTCTTGAATAGTTATTTTTTGTATCAATATCTATTGCTTGTGTATTTGTTATTTCATATTTTGAAATAACAGCAACTCCAACAGCAGATTTTTGGTTTTTTATAAAAGTATAATATTTATATTGCTTTAGATTGGAAAGTAGCAATTCAAGAGCTTTAATAGATTCTATCTCTTGAATTGCAAGAATGTCAGCATCTAAGTCATTGATAGCTTTTGAAATATTTTTTATTTTTATATCAAGTGTTTCTTGATTCCAGTTTGTTTTATTTGGAATAAATTCATTATATTCTGTACCGTCATAATTTAAATCAAAAAGATTTTCTATATTGTAAGAAGCTACTTTAAAATCAAGCGCAAAAGCACTTGATAGTATAAGTATATATAAAAAAAAGTATTTATAAATTAGCTTTTTCATATTGAATTTGCTATTACAAGAGCTAGAACTGAAAGTAATACAACACCAGCACTTTTGTTATAAAGTTTGTTAGCAGTAATAAATACAAGCATTAAGCTCAAAATAAAAGCTGCTGATATATCAAAAAAGTATGTTGAAAAATCAACACTTAGAGGATTTACAACTGAAGCAAGTCCTAAAACCATAGTAAAATTTGCCACATTGCTTCCTATTATATTGCCTATACTCATATCAGCATTATTGGATAAAGCTGCTCTTATAGAAACTACCAGTTCAGGTAAACTTGTACCAATTGCTACTAAAAAAAGACCAATAATCCATTCACTAACTCCAAATTTTGAAGCAATACTAGAAGCACTTTCTATAGCAAAATCAGCACCACCAACAGTTAGGATAAAACCAGATATTAAAAGTGGTGCAGTTTTTATCCAAGTAAACTTTTCCTTTTTTATTTCATTTTCATCTGGAATTTCAACTTGGTTACTTTGGATTAAAAACAACAAGTATGCAACCATTAATATAAGAAATATTATCCCGTCAAATAATGACAAAGTGCCATCAAGACCCATCAAAATAAAAACTAATATAGGAAATAAAGCCCACGCACTATCTTTTGCAAAGATATCACGATCTGGCATAATTTTTTTTGCAAATAAAAATACAACTCCTAAAACCAAAGAGATATTAAATATAACACTTCCAATTACATTAGAAACTGCAATATCTGGAACACCTTTTGAAGATGCACTCATACTTGCAGCCATTTCAGGCAAGCTGGTACCAAAGGCAACAAGTGTAGCTCCTATTACAAAACCAGAAATATTGAAATGTAAAGCAATTCTTTCACTCTCTTGTATTACTAATCCTGCACCATAAATAAGTGCACTCATAGCAATAATAAATAT contains:
- a CDS encoding endonuclease/exonuclease/phosphatase family protein: MKKLIYKYFFLYILILSSAFALDFKVASYNIENLFDLNYDGTEYNEFIPNKTNWNQETLDIKIKNISKAINDLDADILAIQEIESIKALELLLSNLKQYKYYTFIKNQKSAVGVAVISKYEITNTQAIDIDTKNNYSRPILEADIKIDNKNLKIFVNHWRSKSASESSRIPYAKALYNRLIALPKNTNYILLGDFNSNYDEFETFKYDKKLNDTHGITAINDILKTSIKGHFITKHNILNYQELVHYNLWLELPFYERYSYKFKGSPNTPDSIIIPQRLLHNNSDITYIDDSFGVFKPEYLYKKGHIQRWQMDKKGFHKKQGYSDHLPIFAYFSTSYTTKKPKQKLDLNKISTLYNMESLASPITLPNVVVLYKTAHSAIIKQENERAIFIYNSAKELEVGQIYDLTIDKISSFNGQKQISGILAHIQNGNNKEYKKLFIDGTKVDLTDFKIQNEIITNLKGEYIKKDLHYGDKKIRVYSKNKDILPPQNAKILIKSAHLSIYNNIPQLVIYSKNDYEIIK
- a CDS encoding calcium/sodium antiporter, which produces MDFVIFIIAMSALIYGAGLVIQESERIALHFNISGFVIGATLVAFGTSLPEMAASMSASSKGVPDIAVSNVIGSVIFNISLVLGVVFLFAKKIMPDRDIFAKDSAWALFPILVFILMGLDGTLSLFDGIIFLILMVAYLLFLIQSNQVEIPDENEIKKEKFTWIKTAPLLISGFILTVGGADFAIESASSIASKFGVSEWIIGLFLVAIGTSLPELVVSIRAALSNNADMSIGNIIGSNVANFTMVLGLASVVNPLSVDFSTYFFDISAAFILSLMLVFITANKLYNKSAGVVLLSVLALVIANSI